In Rhinolophus ferrumequinum isolate MPI-CBG mRhiFer1 chromosome 3, mRhiFer1_v1.p, whole genome shotgun sequence, the DNA window GAACTCAGGACCTCTGCTCCACACAATCCTAGATGAGAAAAAGCTTTCTTTCTTAGAGTGCTATTGGTGTTTCCAAGACAGAACAGAATTTTGGGGAGTCCAGGACCCAACCTATTACTGACTGGCTCCGTACCCTCAGCCTCAGGGACTGCCCATCACAGTCACTGGTTAAATCCATGCTTGAGCCTCTCCCAGCACACCTGGTCCCTTCCTGACTCTCAGACTCACTCATTCCCAGCTCCTTCATGTCTCCAGCTCCTTCCTGCTTGCCAGCTTCTTTCTAACAGGCCTTACATGTTGGGGATGCTCATTCATCTACAAATAAACTACCTGAGATGCCGCCTCTTCCATGAAGCTTCTCAATGACAGGAGAATGGAGACAGCTGACTTCTGTCACACAGACTGTGTATGGAACTCCCATCAATCCCACCCCTCTTGCCCTGGTCACAACATGCCTTCACCATGAACTCCCAAAACCTTCCACTCATTTGGGTTTGCACAGTCATGCTCATTTAGCCGACCGTGTGTCCTTTCTGCGGCTGTCTCCATGTCCAGACGCAGCGTGAGGAGGGgtcccccagctcctggaggactTGGACTATAGATCTCCCTCCCCCAACAGACTTGAAGTCTCCTAATGTGGTGCCTGAGGTATACCCTACTGAGAGATGCTTCATTAAGGCTTGTGAGAAGGAACATCTGTAGCATGTTCCAGGATGGAAAAGCTCCTATGGATTCCTCTGCAAACAAGCAAGAAGGGAAGTCCTATTGCTGAGGGTCATAAGGGGGCCCTATGCCACCCCTTCACCTGCTGGTGGCTTGTTCTTGAAGTTTCCTCACACCCTCAGCCCCTAAGCCTGAGAGACCCCAAAGATGGCTCCATTAATACCTGGCTCTCTCTTCCCCTGTTCATTTAATGTGCATTGTTGAGTGCCTACTGCACACCCAGCAGCACTCCCTCGGTCTTTTGCCCATAACCCAAGAACCCAGGTCCCTTGTTACTGCTTTTTTTCTAGtctcatatttctgttttcttgagaGATGTGGGGTCCTGCCCCCTTAGCTCAGTTCATTAGGGGTTCTTCTTGCAAAAGCAGACACACAGGACTTCCTGACCAGGAAACAGAGTGGTGAAGTAGAACAGGTTTCTGGCCCCATCTCTGCCTCAGAGGGTGGGTCCCTTCTACTCTGACAACCTTGATCTCCTTACCCCATTCTACTTCCTGCCACAACCCAACACAGTGCCCTGTCTAGTGTGATCATGTCATTCTCCCTTTTCACCTTCCTCTTGACCCCTAGTCTATTTCTTCCCAGGCTCAGTATTGTTTTGTTAGCTGCTCACAGTTGACAGAAGAACAAGTCAACTTCCCAACTCCTCCCAACCCATGTGAAGCTATAAAAGGCCCCTGCATCTCTTCCATGATAAAGAAAGAGGCAACAGCATCACATGGAGGAAGCTTAAGGGACCAAGGCATCCAGTCTCTCACCCCCTCTCACCTCCCCAAGCTCAAGGTTCTTCCCAAGAACACATACTTAAGAGACCCAAGCTCCTGGAAGCCTTTATCTCTTCACCTTGAACTCTTCTTTCTGAAGAATACTGCTCTTTGCCTTCTAGGTCTTGGTCATATCTGGGATCCAGGCATCTTGCTTTCCAGCCACCAAGAGGCAGATCAAGATGCAGAAAGGAAACATTCTCCTTAAGTATTGGTTACTATTGCACCTCCTACTTTTAGAACATGGTGagtgattttctttaaaagtggGTAATCTGAGAACCTTTGAGGAATTGTGGAGATGGTGACCACTATTAGAATAGCTCTGGTTCTGCTCCAGAGAGTGAGGATCATCATTTTACTCCAATCATTTCAGCCTAATCATGTATCACCAGGGAGACAGTCAGAGCCCAGTGGTTGAAACTGTGCACCCTGGTCTCAGATTGCCTACATATGAATCATGGTGCTATCTGTTACTTGTGTACTTTGCGTGAGTTGtttaactgctctgtgcctcagtttctgcatctataaaatggtaataacctGTGTGATATGGCTGGGGGATTTAATACCAAGAATAAGAAGAGctgactattttaaaaaatatcactcaTCTACATTCTATAAACTTAATTTCTTGCCTGTTCCTAATCTTGATTCCACATCAGCCTAAATTAGCCTCAGACCAAGGAGAATCAGATTCAAGAGTTAAAACTGACCCCCCCGCCCGTTTCCACACCCCTGACACTCAAAGGCTCCGTGAGCCGTCTCTTATTACACACCTGGATGGCATCACTTCTTAGGGAATTCGGCATTTTGAATCAAATTTAGCCCTCTTCTAATTTTGACTCATCTATTCTGTTCTCCAAAATTTCTCAGATCAAATCCAGTCTCTCACATATAATCTCTACTTTTGGTCATCTCACTTTCCTATTTAGTTTTACTCATGATTCTGATCTTAACCTGAATTTGTACCCCATTGCAGAATTTGGGGACCTTCCCAAAATAGAGCTAATTCTAATCCTATGTTAATGCAAATAAGACTAAGGAAAAAATACACTTGTGCAGAGTGAGGTGATAGGCACCCCTGCCCAGTTAGTAGTAAAATTAGCCACAATGAGATAAATACAGGCTCCGGGGAACCTGAGTGTCTTTGTCCCTCAGGGTAGTGAAGGGCAAAAAATAGACACAACCTGAACTCCAGCTGAGCTTCCAAGAAGACTGAAAGACTTTCCTATACTGTACGTCTTGATTTATAGCCCTTCGTCCCGGGAGATCTTATACATTTAAGCTACGTATACTTATTCTTCTCCAGCCTCTGCCGTAATGGTCAGGAGCCCCTGGCACTGTACTGCATATAGACTCACTAACCCCTTTAGAAAaggcagattcctgggcccatCTCAAACTCTGACTCATTTAGTCTGCAGTGGTTTGTGTAGGCATCTTTATTTtcaacaagctctccaggtgatccTAATGTAGGTGTCTTCTGAATAACACTCTGAGAAATATTTCCAAGAAGGGAGTAATACAACATTAAGAATGAACTAATATATACTGGTTTCACGTGGATCCTACAATTCCTTTATGATTCTTTTAATCTGTATTAGATCTTGTACAGCAGATTTGGAATAACCTTACTGCCAGTGAAACTAGTCACATAAACCtggtgttgggggtgggtggggagcgTGGTTTAGCATGGTAGCTAACAGTGCCGATTCAatagcctgggttcaaattcctgtTCTACTACTTACCAGCTGTACGAACTTGAGCTAGACTCAACAattctaagcctcaatttcttcattttagctGGTActaataatagtatctattttATAGGCCTGTAGTGAGCATTAAATAGAATTATCTACGTAATGACTTTAACCAAATGTTGAGCAGAAAGTATAtatgctcaatatatatttgtcatCATTTATCATTATCATCAGGCATAACCTCCAGTGATAGTAGCACATCTGTCAATACTAGATCCAGTGTAGCCTACAGTAGGCCTAGTACAGCCTCCAAAACTAAACCCAGTTCAACTGCAGGTCGTACCAGTACAGCTGCCAATAATGAATCCAGCATAGTCTCTGGTGGTACAAGTACAGCCTTCAGTACTGGATCCAGTGGAACCCCCAGTGGAACCAGGACAACCTCCAGTACTGGACCCAGCATACCTGCCAACAATGGAGCCATGACTTCCAGTGGGACCAACACAGTCTCCAATACTGGATCCAGCGTGACCCCCAGTGGGACCAGCACACCTGCCAGCCCTAACTCTAGCACAACCCCCAGTGGGACCAGCATAGTCTCCAGTATTGGATCCAGCGTGACCCCCAGTGGGACCAGCACACCTGCCAGCCCTAACTCTAGCACAACTCCCAGTGGGACCAGCATAGCCTCCAGTATTGGATCCAGCGTGACCCCCAGTGGGACCAGCACACCTGCCAGCCCTAACTCTAGCACAACCCCCAGTGGGACCAGCATAGTCTCCAGTATTGGATCCAGTGTGACCCCCAGTGGGACCAGCACACCTGCCAGCCCTAACTCTAGCACAACTCCCAGTGGGACCAGCATAGCCTCCAGTATTGGATCCAGCGTGACCCCCAGTGGGACCAGCACACCTGCCAGCCCTAACTCTAGCACAACCCCCAGTGGGACCAGCATAGCCTCCAGTATTGGATCCAGCGTGACCCCCAGTGGGACCAGCACACCTGCCAGCCCTAACTCTAGCACAACCCCCAGTGGGACCAGCATAGCCTCCAGTATTGGATCCAGCGTGACCCCCAGTGGGACCAGCACACCTGCCAGCCCTAACTCTAGCACAACCCCCAGTGGGACCAGCATAGTCTCCAGTATTGGATCCAGCGTGACCCCCAGTGGGACCAGCACACCTGCCAGCCCTAACTCTAGCACAACCCCCAGTGGGACCAGCATAGTCTCCAGTATTGGATCCAGCGTGACCACCAGTGGGACCAGCACACCTGCTAGCCCTAACTCTAGCACAACCCCCAGTGGGACCAGCATAGCCTCCAACACTGGATCCAGTGTGACCTTCAATGGGACCAGCACACCTGCCAGCCCTAACTCTAGCACCAACCCCAGTGGGACCAGCATAGTCTCCAGTATTGGATCCAGCGTGACCCCCAGTGGGACCAGCACACCTGCCAGCCCTAACTCTAGCACAACCCCCAGTGGGACCAGCATAGCCTCCAACACTGGATCCAGTGTGACCTTCAATGGGACCAGCACAACCTTCAATTCAACGACGGGAGGGAAGCCCAGAGGGTCCCTGAAGCCATGGGAAATCTTCCTCATCACTCTGGTCTCGGCTGTAGTGGCTGTGGGATTCTTTGCTGGGCTCTTCTTCTGTGTGGTGAGTGCCTAATATGTAGGAAAGTGCCTGGGGGAAGGAGTAGCAGGAACATAAGGAAATGGGGTATGAAAAATAGAGGAACAAGTTGTGGGTTagtagggaggaaagaaagatcaGGAGAGAGTTACTAAGGAGAAATAGCCAGCTAGAATCAGATGAGCCAATCAATGTGCAGAGGAAACTATTGCCTTGAGGGAAACGGGGgccaaaagaaggaaagaatattaGGTGATGGAGATGGTTTGAAGGGGGAGAAGATTCCAGGAATACATGGTGAAGATTTGGGAGGGGTGATACAATTCTGAAACTGTTCATCCTTATTTTTCTAGAGAAACTCCGTGTCCCTGAGAGAAGTTTTTGACCCAGCTGTCTACCACCCCCATGGCTCCCACATTGGCCTGAGGTCCTGGAGGGAATCACGGAGTCCACCATAAGCCTAGGTGGAGCCCTAACTGGTTCTGGAAGAGACCAGTATCTTCAATTGCCATGGAGATGAGAGGGAGACACAACAGGCCCTGAGCAGCCGTTGAAGCCAGAGTGTCACATTCTTCATGGAGGAAGCTGACTGGGGGATTTGAGATCTCAGTGTCCTTTCTTTCATCCCCAGGAGTCCCCTCCGAACTTTGTTTCAGTCCGTGACAGACTTTGAGAAGAtacttcctccctctctcttgctTTTACTACTAGACATTGGAAAGAGGAGACTCTATTGATCATTTAGCTAAGAAATAAACACATCTAAAATATATGACAgaacgtgtgtgtgcacataaaTGGGTGGCTACAGGGCCAAGTTGAATTTCCCAGTTATATGAGAGAACCTCCATGCTGGAATCCATGTGGCAATCAAAATCTCCACAGTAAAATCCAGAGACCTCATTCATAACTAATTCTTCTTGACCCAAACAGTATCCTGACACTCACTTAGGTTGACAGGGGTATTGAGTTGGGAGAAGTGAGAAGGGAGGACATGTGCAGGATTCTGCGGGCTCATTGAATAGGCCTGTGATACACAGAGACCACGTGTGGCATGTTGAGAACCCAAAGCctgaggaggtggagaagagCAGTTACGTGTGCTGTGGGCCAAGGTGTGTTCACTCAAAGTCACAGTTTTCAGGGCATTTACATTTGCTCCAGACCTGAGCTACTTGTCAGAATGAAGGTGCTAATCGGTACTTTTTTCTCTCAGAGTGCTCCCTTcggaggcagagagaaagcacTTCCTGTTTTACTAAGGAGAGGTCTTTCCGGCCGGCCATAACCTTTCTGGCTAAGGTCTAACCATTAAAGAGGCTCATGGCAGAGACACCTGGGGTAAAGCCTGAGTTTCTCATGAATTCCCCTCCTAGAAGGGCTGTACACATCCCTTTCATGGGTTCAGGGGAGAAGGCTACCTGATCCTACAGGTCTTAGGGGACAGAGGGAGCTTCTTTGGAAAGTTGAGTTGCTCCAGATTCCATGAGGCAGTGAGAGAGCTCACACCTGGGACGGAGCCCTCAGAGGAGAATTAACAGTTTGTTAGTGAGTTCACCCCAAATTGCAGCAGGGGAAACTGCTTTGCTTTCCAATACTCACGGGGTTTCTCAAAACCCAGAGTTGAAATTAATTCATGAGGCCATTTAAGCCATAAGCAGGCTAATCATCATCATCTTACTTAAAGGGATCCAGCAAccagaaggagaaactgaattgAACCCCCTAAAAAGGTGCCTCCCACTGGTGGGAACTGTGGGAAGCATAATGTGAAAACCATGAAAATGAATGCGATAAGACAAGGGAAATCATTTagataattaaaattgtaatacacacattttcacatttaaaattgtaatagagaaaatgaaaaagactggcCACTGTTGAGACTATTAGTAACCTGGAAGAGCAAGTGGGGAAAATAGCTCAATTAGACACATCAATGCAGAGATGAAAACCACCTAGGAAAGGGGAGACACCTGGGGGATAAACTCAGGAGCACTAGCGTGTGAGTAATAggttcaaaacataaaaaaggaagagataGATGAGATgaagtaaaagaagaataaagaagaaagatttgAGTCTGCAGATTGAAAGGGTTCGCTaagtacaactctgtgaatatactaaaaaccattgaccTATCTACCTGAAACAGGTAAACTATACCgtgtgtaaattatatctcaataaagctattaaaatgttattaccGGGTATTATAAAAAttgtgtaaataaaaattttggtttCCAAAGCTACACAACAAGTGACTCAAAGTGATGGGCACTTGGAGATAAAGGGAGATGAAAAGGGAGGAAACCAAGGTGAGCAATTTATCTTGTGATTAGTTCACACAGTTATTTTGTGAATATCTCACTACTCCCAGAAACTAGAGGTGGTTATAGAGTTAGACAGCATCGTTACTCAACTTTCATCATGACATACACTCACGTGAACATGATGTTTGAACCCGACAAAGCCCCAGCTCACCCAGCATGCCCGACCCACGCAGAAGTCCAGGAAATGGCCAGGAGGGAGTGCTGCCCCTCCCAGACCTTGTGCTTTTGCTCTGATGGCCCAGCACAGCGAACTCCGAAGGAATCTGTCCCATGTTCTTGGAGGTGCGGGAAGACTTTCTGAAGAATATAATGCAGGTGGGGGACATTTTACAGGAATCATTTTTCAGATCTTCAGTTTCCATATATCTATTTTTGCCTAAAACTGATCTGAGAGTACCTCTGTGGTCAGAGCATCAGTCTAGTTATACTTTTCTAactcccctttttcttctctaccCCCTATATTAGTATGGTGCAAATAAAAGAGTAACTCAAAAATCTCTTCTAATTTAGGCGTCATATACCCAGAGTAGGGCTTCATGTCTCCCCTGTCTCATACAAACTCCTGTTAGGGGCTAAATGGTGTGTAATAAACTGGTGATTTTGGTATATGTTAAGATGTTATCTATTCAGATATATTGTAGAGTGACGTAGCAGGAGTAATACAATTCTGCTTAACAAATTCTTCTATTCCATCCCATGTCAAAGAATGCACCCCTCCTGAGGGAACATCTCCTGAAAGGAAAGCAAACACAGCATCAGTGAGAAATAATAAAGGTGGCAGTGCCTTATTCAACCTGGGTGAAAACCCCATGGCCAGTTAACCCACATTCTTTGTCTGCCTATTTCAGAGTATTCAGGATTTGTTAAAATTTGCTGGGAAACAGCAACTTATATGAAGCACACGTCCCTGGCATGTACATCATTCTCTGTAAGGACATAGAAAGTCTCCTACACCAGTTTCTTGGTCTAGGTCACAGTTGTACATTTTGCAACTGATTTCAAGGGGAAAGATGTTACTAGTTCCACATTTATTTCCAACTGATTAATGTTACAGCTTAAGATGAAAGGAACATAGAAAGGCCGGACAGCATGTCAGCTAAGAGCACAGGTTGAGGAACTAGAATTTCTGGTTGCAAATCTAAACTTACTGTGACCTTGCACAAATTTCTGAATTCTCCTGGGTTTccctttgctcatctgtaaaaatgagggTAACAGGCCGgcctagtggctcaggtggttggagtgctctGCTCCTAACGCCAGGtcgtgggttcgattcccacatgggccagtgagctgagccctctacagctaagattgtgaacaacggctctccctggagctcggCTGCcatgccatgagcagccagaggtcagcaTGAGCTGCTTGAGCTGccagggctgctgtgtgctgctgtgggctaccgtgtgctgccatgagtggccggcagccagaatgagcggccggcagccggcgagagctgctgtgagcggcctgGGGGCGAGTgcaaggctcatcataccagcatgggccagggactgagaaacaacagcttgaaccggagtgtgtgtgtgtgtgtgtgtgtgtgtgtgtgtgtgtgtgtgtgtgtagggggggcagaagaagagaaaaaaaaaaagaagaggggatAATGCACCCACTTCATGAGGTTGCTGTGAAGCCCTTAGGAAGTCCTGCATTGGTAAGCACTCTCTaaattttgttactatttttttatattaggtAGGTTCatgtttgtcatgcagggtgtcaggtggggtctcagctcccactccccacataagaacgcaggatatggtgaggccaaaaaggaacacccatggagccatagatgggggagtcataccaccatagtctcgctggcggctgggttggagacacagggagtaggagccacacgatccgcaacctgccgtccgcttgtCTGCCAACctaccaacctcacttgctagctgcaatccgctgtgctaactgcaatccgttcttgctggctcagccaccaccttcttgctagcccccattttctgctagcatagccacggcagttatattagtggccaatggctcactggttacagctgacggccaactagccacagctgatggccatccaatcacagttgatggccatttactacctgagacagcacctttctgcgtgaggccgagagcctggaaactgcactcctggctctgtccccacacttgtaATGACAAGCAGTCTGCTTGAATTGAGGATAAACTCAAGctagaaagagaaagcaagcttCTTGTCTAGCCAGGTTGAGGACCTGAGTCGGGATATACCgcgggttccaaaaaaatgtatacacattttaagagatggtcaacattgctcaagcagtactttgccataatcagaagtgtctggatgctgatcgtaaccattttgagcacctcttgtaattgcagaagtcaaacgtgagttgtattcatcttttgctatcgttatatattattacaattttactagttttttcctttcttaaaatgtgtatacatttttcctgTAGTAAGGTTAAGGGACACGGCAGTGAAAAGCTGGAACCCAGGCgttttctaaataaaactttCAGTACAAGAGGTACAAAGATGCATTTCAAATCTACCCTATGTGTTTACAAATTGTCTACTTTACCTAAGTGCTTCGTCCCTGAAATTCCTTAGCTGTGGTAAACTGATCTGTTctcactaaaacaaacaaaagtcctaagCCCTTAGCCCCTCTGTGTTCTTTCCTTCATGGTCATCACAGCTGACTCTCCAAATAGGCACCCACAAAGTGACCGCTGACCAGTCAGCTTCACTCAGGCAGCCTGCTCCTAACTCACGAACTCtcctgagctgtgccctctgatAACCGTTCCATCCGTTTTCTGTATTCCACTTGGCTTGCCTCTGTAGCTTCTGTGGTCTTCTATTCTAGGTTCTTTCCAACAGTGACAGCTCTGGGGTTTCTacagaggctgaggctgggaCCAGGCCATCTGGTTAGAAGGAGATAAGAAGGGGGCCAGCCAGGCCATCCTGTTTGCACCTGCCACCCTATAACGGCTAAAAGCCCAGGCTCCAAAGCTGGTCTGTTACTTTAATTCCTGACTCTACCACTTTCTAGTAGCTTTGTGAGTTTGGTCAAGTTGCTTGACTTCTTTCTCTGtgatttagtttcctcatttataaaatggagacaaaagtAACATGTGTCTTAGGGTTGTTGGATGCCAACACAGGCTCCCAGTGATCAATGAGGTGAGCGGGAGCTCGAGAGTCCTCTTCCCGCACCACCGTTAGGAGGTATAAATGCCCTCAGAGGACAGGTGGGAAAGGAGTGCAGGGGACACTGCTTGAAAGGGAAAAACCGGCCTGCGAGGGGACATTGAACTTCATGTGGACGGAATATGTACCAAAAAGGGATCTTTAAAAggttt includes these proteins:
- the MUC21 gene encoding LOW QUALITY PROTEIN: mucin-21 (The sequence of the model RefSeq protein was modified relative to this genomic sequence to represent the inferred CDS: inserted 2 bases in 1 codon), which encodes MTSQGITSSDSSTSVNTRSSVAYSRPSTASKTKPSSTAGRTSTAANNESSIVSGGTSTAFSTGSSGTPSGTRTTSSTGPSIPANNGAMTSSGTNTVSNTGSSVTPSGTSTPASPNSSTTPSGTSIVSSIGSSVTPSGTSTPASPNSSTTPSGTSIASSIGSSVTPSGTSTPASPNSSTTPSGTSIVSSIGSSVTPSGTSTPASPNSSTTPSGTSIASSIGSSVTPSGTSTPASPNSSTTPSGTSIASSIGSSVTPSGTSTPASPNSSTTPSGTSIASSIGSSVTPSGTSTPASPNSSTTPSGTSIVSSIGSSVTPSGTSTPASPNSSTTPSGTSIVSSIGSSVTTSGTSTPASPNSSTTPSGTSIASNTGSSVTFNGTSTPASPNSSTNPSGTSIVSSIGSSVTPSGTSTPASPNSSTTPSGTSIASNTGSSVTFNGTSTTFNSTTGGKPRGSLKPWEIFLITLVSAVVAVGFFAGLFFCVRNSVSLREVFDPAVYHPHGSHIGLXGPGGNHGVHHKPRWSPNWFWKRPVSSIAMEMRGRHNRP